A genomic region of Desulfocurvus vexinensis DSM 17965 contains the following coding sequences:
- a CDS encoding sigma-54-dependent transcriptional regulator, which translates to MQKSDRPRLYQGGFPFLSRSASPRKGTARSLRTRLLRVLLPLVVLILLVSGYVGYRVSCQYIDIALDRNVRVQTKAVAHHLSSFLDACRKDLLYIAQDAGDPEALRDFLARKTAAGGVGYRELAYLSPDDTGHTLFVVEDGEVFQVPDGRLGAVQPDPFAVFTEAQGLAPGEVLLTQVLYAEHPSPVPGNASRRVAAHVVRLATPVDPDGDGRPGYVVLGVDVRFLRDILSLYNSPRSPLWAFPRSDEVRFTYVFDPEGWMLFQSEDVERGSQALSTYLPRAGMDGTLGRPGLDVAFRPDTANAEYWLAVNAVREGQAGLLHVGGGRSSGSRTYSLAYAPVYFTPAPGRERQVYWGLIFMDRSKLTLAAGFKHLDALFVITLAAIALMWIGIFLATRIVTRPIVRLSNMVAEFRSTGRMRRIDLGPAGYETALLAGAINGMIDIISQQAEELRLRERSLRGYTMKERADIESETAPGAPELEIIPEIVGCGPKIARFKSDILKAAQADVDVLIIGETGTGKQLAAEAVHAHGGRAGQPIISINCGALDENLLLDTLFGHVKGAFTDSRADRKGAFVEAHGGTLFLDEIQAASPKVQQALLRAIAERKVKPLGSDREIEVDVRLIAATNADLPALIREGRFREDLYFRLKVITVYSPPLREHPESIPALTLHYLRQVEQMVGRRGLGLSRGAMEKLRGYHWPGNIRELVNAITRAAVMAETELIQAGDIRLEQEIVPEAEDAALAEAEEAVFVFDDLDDPRPAPEPGQAGPTASAPRDPAPPAPRRDAGPARDAASRLNERQRRAYPEILRRGEVSRQGYQDLVGGDLPSRTAIYDLQDMVKKGLLVKTGRGPATRYLVER; encoded by the coding sequence ATGCAGAAAAGCGATCGGCCACGGCTGTACCAGGGCGGCTTTCCCTTCCTTTCCCGCAGCGCGTCGCCCCGCAAGGGGACGGCCCGCAGCCTGCGCACCCGCCTGCTGCGGGTGCTGCTGCCTCTGGTGGTGCTTATTCTGCTGGTTTCGGGCTACGTGGGCTACCGCGTCTCCTGCCAATACATCGACATCGCCCTGGACCGGAACGTGCGCGTGCAGACCAAGGCCGTGGCCCACCACCTGTCCTCCTTCCTCGACGCATGTCGCAAGGACCTGCTTTATATCGCGCAAGACGCGGGTGACCCGGAGGCCTTGCGCGATTTTCTTGCGCGAAAGACCGCCGCCGGAGGGGTGGGCTACCGCGAGTTGGCCTACCTCTCGCCCGACGATACGGGACACACGCTGTTCGTCGTCGAGGACGGGGAGGTTTTTCAGGTGCCTGACGGGCGCCTGGGCGCGGTGCAGCCCGATCCCTTCGCGGTGTTCACCGAGGCGCAGGGCCTGGCGCCCGGCGAGGTGCTGCTGACCCAGGTGCTGTACGCCGAACACCCCAGCCCGGTGCCCGGCAACGCCAGCAGGCGCGTGGCCGCGCACGTGGTGCGCCTGGCCACGCCCGTGGACCCCGATGGCGACGGCCGCCCGGGCTACGTGGTGCTGGGGGTGGACGTGCGCTTCCTGCGGGACATCCTCTCGCTGTACAATTCGCCGCGCTCGCCCCTGTGGGCGTTTCCGCGCAGCGACGAGGTGCGCTTCACCTACGTGTTCGACCCCGAGGGCTGGATGCTCTTCCAGTCCGAGGACGTGGAGCGGGGCAGCCAGGCCCTGTCCACCTACCTGCCCCGGGCCGGGATGGACGGCACCCTGGGCCGGCCCGGGTTGGACGTTGCCTTCCGCCCCGACACGGCCAACGCGGAATACTGGCTGGCCGTGAACGCCGTGCGCGAGGGCCAGGCCGGGCTGCTGCATGTGGGCGGCGGGCGGTCCAGCGGCTCCAGGACCTACTCGCTGGCCTACGCGCCGGTGTATTTCACCCCGGCCCCCGGGCGCGAACGTCAGGTCTACTGGGGCCTGATCTTCATGGACCGCAGCAAGCTGACCCTGGCTGCGGGCTTCAAGCACCTGGACGCACTGTTCGTCATCACCCTGGCGGCCATCGCGTTGATGTGGATCGGCATCTTCCTCGCCACGCGGATCGTGACGCGGCCCATCGTGCGTCTTTCGAACATGGTGGCCGAGTTCCGTTCCACGGGGCGCATGCGCAGGATCGACCTCGGCCCGGCGGGATACGAGACCGCGTTGCTGGCCGGGGCCATCAACGGCATGATCGACATCATCTCCCAGCAGGCCGAGGAACTGCGCCTGCGCGAGCGCAGCCTGCGCGGCTACACCATGAAGGAGCGCGCGGACATCGAAAGCGAAACCGCTCCCGGCGCCCCGGAACTGGAAATCATCCCCGAGATCGTGGGCTGCGGCCCGAAGATCGCGCGCTTCAAGTCGGACATCCTCAAGGCCGCCCAGGCCGACGTGGACGTGCTGATCATCGGCGAGACGGGCACGGGCAAGCAGCTGGCCGCCGAGGCCGTCCACGCCCACGGCGGGCGGGCGGGCCAGCCGATCATTTCCATCAACTGCGGTGCCCTGGACGAGAACCTGCTGCTGGACACCCTGTTCGGCCACGTCAAGGGCGCCTTCACCGACTCGCGCGCCGACCGCAAGGGCGCCTTCGTGGAGGCCCACGGCGGGACGCTTTTCCTGGACGAGATCCAGGCCGCCTCGCCCAAGGTGCAGCAGGCCCTGCTGCGGGCCATCGCCGAGCGCAAGGTCAAGCCCCTGGGCAGCGACAGGGAAATCGAGGTGGACGTGCGGCTCATCGCCGCCACCAACGCGGACCTGCCCGCGCTCATCCGCGAGGGCCGCTTCCGCGAGGATCTCTACTTCCGCCTCAAGGTCATCACGGTCTACAGCCCGCCCCTGCGCGAGCACCCCGAGAGCATTCCGGCCCTGACGCTGCACTACCTGCGCCAGGTGGAGCAGATGGTGGGCCGCCGGGGGCTGGGGTTGTCGCGCGGAGCCATGGAGAAGCTGCGCGGCTACCACTGGCCGGGCAACATCCGCGAGCTGGTCAACGCCATCACCAGGGCGGCGGTCATGGCCGAGACGGAATTGATCCAGGCCGGGGACATCCGCCTGGAGCAGGAGATCGTGCCCGAGGCCGAGGACGCCGCCCTGGCCGAGGCCGAAGAGGCCGTGTTCGTGTTCGACGACCTGGACGACCCGCGCCCGGCTCCGGAGCCCGGGCAGGCCGGGCCGACGGCCTCCGCGCCCCGGGATCCCGCCCCGCCCGCTCCGCGCCGCGACGCGGGCCCTGCGCGCGATGCGGCCAGCCGCCTGAACGAGCGCCAGCGCCGGGCCTATCCGGAGATCCTGCGCCGGGGCGAAGTGTCCCGCCAGGGCTACCAGGACCTGGTCGGCGGCGACCTGCCCTCGCGCACGGCCATCTACGACCTGCAGGACATGGTCAAGAAGGGCTTGCTGGTCAAGACCGGGCGCGGCCCGGCCACCCGGTATCTGGTGGAGCGCTGA
- a CDS encoding tetratricopeptide repeat protein, whose protein sequence is MRLTVFPLLCCLVLGLPLACGAARAQEPELSDAARTALHEAAQALGQGRPAQAEATLRALIAAEGDAAPGPAWHLLGNTLHALGRPAEAARAFASGLARAPDDPALHRNLGIAAYQSRDYALAAQHLERAAALAAQPDPEVLLQAAAAHHQAGQHREAVRLLEPLAAQANQDGQASAGGAGGHEGASLAAQALELLAAAALASGDGALAESAALRCLRAEPGAGRWWRLVAGVRSQRGDLAGAAAALETLVRLEPPAEKDLRTLAELYFAAGALPLGIRALERAAGPHPGPGDCDALALANHRAGRLDAALGWLDAAQAQAPDAERLLRKAAMLEVRGRAAQAADACAQALELAPGNARAWLRLGQLAREAGRPVQARQALERAATFPQTAGAARRALELLDGGAG, encoded by the coding sequence ATGCGTCTGACCGTGTTTCCCCTGCTTTGCTGCCTGGTTTTGGGGTTGCCGCTGGCCTGCGGCGCTGCCCGCGCCCAGGAGCCGGAGCTTTCCGACGCCGCGCGCACGGCCCTGCACGAGGCGGCCCAGGCCCTGGGCCAGGGCCGCCCGGCCCAGGCCGAGGCCACCCTGCGCGCGCTCATCGCCGCCGAGGGCGACGCCGCGCCCGGGCCCGCTTGGCACCTGCTGGGCAACACCCTGCACGCCCTGGGCCGCCCGGCGGAGGCCGCCCGGGCCTTCGCCTCGGGCCTGGCCCGCGCCCCCGACGACCCGGCCCTGCACCGCAACCTGGGCATCGCCGCCTACCAGAGCCGGGACTACGCCCTGGCCGCCCAACACCTGGAGCGCGCCGCCGCCCTGGCTGCGCAGCCCGACCCCGAAGTGCTGCTGCAGGCCGCCGCCGCGCACCATCAGGCCGGGCAGCACCGCGAGGCCGTGCGGCTGCTGGAACCCCTGGCGGCCCAGGCCAATCAGGACGGTCAGGCCAGCGCGGGCGGGGCAGGAGGACACGAGGGCGCCAGCTTGGCCGCGCAGGCCCTGGAGCTGCTGGCCGCCGCCGCCCTGGCCAGCGGCGACGGCGCCCTGGCCGAATCCGCCGCGCTGCGCTGCCTGCGGGCCGAGCCCGGGGCCGGGCGCTGGTGGCGCCTTGTGGCGGGCGTCCGCAGCCAGCGCGGCGACCTTGCCGGAGCCGCCGCAGCCCTGGAAACCCTGGTTCGCCTGGAGCCGCCCGCCGAAAAGGACCTGCGCACCCTGGCCGAACTCTATTTCGCCGCCGGGGCGCTGCCCCTGGGCATCCGGGCCCTGGAGCGCGCCGCCGGGCCGCACCCCGGCCCCGGCGACTGCGACGCCCTGGCCCTGGCCAACCACCGCGCCGGGCGGCTGGACGCGGCCCTGGGCTGGCTGGACGCGGCCCAGGCCCAGGCTCCGGACGCCGAACGCCTGCTGCGCAAGGCCGCCATGCTGGAGGTCCGGGGGCGTGCGGCCCAGGCTGCCGACGCCTGCGCCCAGGCCCTGGAGCTGGCTCCGGGCAACGCCCGGGCCTGGCTGCGGCTGGGCCAGCTGGCCCGCGAGGCCGGGCGCCCGGTCCAGGCCCGCCAGGCCCTGGAGCGCGCGGCCACCTTCCCCCAGACCGCAGGCGCCGCGCGCCGGGCCCTGGAGCTGCTGGACGGCGGGGCCGGGTAG
- a CDS encoding sulfite exporter TauE/SafE family protein, which yields MDFLADSTWLYMYMPIAGVHIFWPGLVLIGFSVGVIGGFFGMGGAWMVTPGLNILGFPMAFAIGTDIAHIAGKSMVSTMRHSKFGNVDYKLGIVMLVGTMVGIEIGAQLVMWLERLGQIGPVVRWVYVGFLAFIAWMVFYDYAKAVSNKKKGLGGAHGTEGVTWYKALHRINIPPMVHFKASGFTCSAWLPIMVSLVTGILAGFLGIGGGLLRMPALVYLIGCPTHVAVGTDLFEVMISGLYGAFTYTLKGRIEIVAVFVMLTGAAIGAQIGTVATKYSKGYGIRLAFGAAVLCCMISIILKQVGYPQSAAVLILSTIGVLCLYIMKIMFVGAARELRDKKANVQAG from the coding sequence ATGGACTTCTTGGCCGACTCGACTTGGTTGTATATGTACATGCCCATCGCGGGCGTGCACATCTTCTGGCCCGGGCTGGTGCTCATCGGATTCTCGGTGGGCGTCATCGGGGGCTTTTTCGGCATGGGCGGGGCCTGGATGGTCACCCCCGGCCTGAACATCCTGGGCTTCCCCATGGCCTTCGCCATCGGCACGGACATCGCCCACATTGCCGGAAAATCCATGGTCTCGACCATGCGCCATTCGAAGTTCGGCAACGTGGATTACAAGCTCGGCATCGTCATGCTCGTGGGCACCATGGTCGGCATCGAAATCGGCGCCCAGCTCGTCATGTGGCTGGAGCGGCTGGGGCAGATCGGGCCGGTGGTGCGCTGGGTATACGTGGGCTTTTTGGCCTTCATCGCCTGGATGGTTTTCTACGACTATGCCAAGGCCGTCTCCAACAAGAAAAAGGGGCTGGGCGGCGCCCACGGCACCGAAGGCGTGACTTGGTACAAGGCCCTGCACCGGATCAACATCCCGCCCATGGTCCACTTCAAAGCGTCGGGCTTCACCTGCTCGGCCTGGCTGCCGATCATGGTCAGCCTGGTCACGGGCATCCTGGCGGGCTTTTTGGGCATCGGCGGCGGCTTGTTGCGCATGCCCGCCCTGGTCTACCTCATCGGCTGCCCGACCCACGTGGCCGTGGGCACCGACTTGTTCGAGGTCATGATCTCCGGACTCTACGGCGCGTTCACCTACACCCTCAAGGGACGCATTGAGATCGTGGCCGTCTTCGTGATGCTCACCGGCGCGGCCATCGGCGCGCAAATCGGTACCGTGGCCACCAAGTATTCCAAGGGCTATGGCATCCGACTGGCTTTCGGCGCCGCCGTGCTGTGCTGCATGATCTCCATCATCCTCAAGCAGGTCGGCTATCCGCAATCCGCAGCCGTGCTGATCCTGAGCACCATCGGCGTGCTGTGCCTGTACATCATGAAGATCATGTTCGTCGGAGCGGCCCGTGAGCTGCGCGACAAGAAGGCTAACGTCCAGGCCGGATAG
- a CDS encoding PEP/pyruvate-binding domain-containing protein, which translates to MLRMLERLRKRRDALKCPVRAAAFCERYEGFKELLESNSELLTLLAEVDAMLAGDDVFGMAWVRSRASRIAFHGGRVVHGLNRLSGGRYRALAEAMDGLKERIREVAEARRVEACPHLVLPYAAITRQMVDWVGGKNAALGELTGLPGVRVPPGFAVTTAGYEMFLAEAGLEAVVRRAAMDLDPADPASARRVSEDIQHAFLRAPLPAALERAILDACAALPGDGPLALRSSAIGEDGELSYAGQYLTVLNVPRDRVAENCKRVLASLFTPRAIAYRLHQGVSASDLAMSVGVLAMVDAHSAGVAYSRHPADPARDAVLVNAVWGLGAFAVDGVVQPDEYLLGRGAGLPLLAVHPGAKAVRLAPGPAGRLEEAPVAPELAGAPCLDEAQARLVAAAAMALERHFGTPQDVEWAFDRAGEFYVLQARPLRAVPGGPPAPPPPGAEVLLAGGAPACPGQGTGPVRHVLGVDDVADFPQGAVLVTRHSSPKYVAALARASAVVAEVGSVTGHMAALAREFRVPAVFGLPGALAALPAGLVVTVDGSGGRVYRGAVAGAAQAGDGPDRGMRGTPVHAVLARLAALAVPLHLTDPGAPEFAPAGCRTVHDVMRYAHERCYEEMFRLGDLTVEQTGAARRLDAALPLDLYVIDLGGGLRDVGPGQGSVRPEQVASVPFAALLAGMGHPGLTGQTPRPVNLGGFFSVLSRQMLEPPASPGERFGGRSYALVSDSYLNFSSRVGYHYSVLDAWCGPRVDENYVSFGFKGGAADDVRRQRRTRAIALILERLGFRVECVADRVQARFRKYGQAEVRDRLDQLGRLLVYTRQMDMLMVDEAMVERAAQCFLTQCYDLGRAPDAPGAPGA; encoded by the coding sequence ATGCTGCGGATGCTCGAGCGGCTGCGCAAGCGCCGGGACGCCCTGAAGTGCCCGGTCCGGGCGGCGGCGTTTTGCGAGCGTTACGAGGGCTTCAAGGAACTCCTGGAGTCCAATTCCGAACTCCTGACCCTGCTGGCCGAGGTGGACGCCATGCTGGCGGGCGACGACGTGTTCGGCATGGCCTGGGTCCGCTCCCGGGCCTCGCGCATCGCCTTCCACGGCGGGCGGGTGGTGCACGGGCTGAACCGCCTCTCGGGCGGGCGCTACAGGGCCCTGGCCGAGGCCATGGACGGTCTCAAGGAACGCATCCGCGAGGTGGCCGAGGCCCGGCGCGTCGAGGCCTGCCCGCACCTCGTGCTGCCCTACGCGGCCATTACCCGGCAGATGGTGGACTGGGTGGGCGGCAAGAACGCCGCCCTGGGCGAGCTGACTGGCCTGCCCGGGGTGCGCGTGCCGCCCGGGTTCGCCGTGACCACGGCGGGCTACGAGATGTTTCTGGCCGAGGCCGGGCTGGAGGCCGTGGTGCGCCGCGCGGCCATGGACCTGGACCCCGCCGACCCCGCCAGCGCCCGGCGCGTGAGCGAGGACATCCAGCACGCCTTCTTGCGCGCGCCCCTGCCCGCAGCCCTGGAGCGGGCCATCCTGGACGCCTGCGCGGCCCTTCCGGGCGACGGGCCCCTGGCCCTGCGCTCCAGCGCCATCGGCGAGGACGGCGAGTTGTCCTATGCGGGGCAATACCTGACGGTGCTCAACGTGCCGCGGGACCGGGTGGCCGAAAACTGCAAGCGGGTACTGGCCAGCCTGTTCACCCCCCGGGCCATCGCCTACCGCCTGCACCAGGGGGTCAGCGCCAGCGACCTGGCCATGAGCGTGGGCGTGCTGGCCATGGTCGATGCGCACAGCGCCGGGGTCGCCTATTCGCGCCACCCGGCGGACCCGGCCCGCGACGCGGTGCTGGTCAACGCCGTCTGGGGCCTGGGGGCCTTTGCCGTGGACGGTGTGGTGCAGCCCGACGAGTACCTGCTCGGGCGCGGCGCCGGGCTGCCGCTGCTTGCGGTGCATCCGGGGGCCAAGGCCGTGCGGCTGGCGCCCGGGCCCGCAGGCCGGCTGGAGGAGGCGCCCGTGGCCCCGGAGCTGGCCGGGGCGCCCTGCCTGGACGAGGCCCAGGCCCGGCTGGTGGCGGCGGCGGCCATGGCCCTGGAGCGCCATTTCGGGACGCCGCAGGACGTGGAATGGGCCTTTGACCGGGCCGGAGAGTTTTACGTGCTCCAGGCCCGGCCCCTGCGCGCCGTGCCCGGCGGGCCGCCCGCGCCGCCGCCGCCCGGGGCCGAAGTGCTGCTCGCGGGCGGAGCCCCGGCCTGCCCCGGCCAGGGCACGGGGCCGGTGCGCCATGTCCTGGGCGTGGACGACGTGGCGGATTTTCCCCAGGGTGCGGTGCTGGTGACGCGGCATTCCTCGCCCAAGTACGTGGCGGCCCTGGCCCGGGCCAGCGCCGTGGTGGCCGAGGTCGGCAGCGTCACCGGGCACATGGCCGCCCTGGCCCGCGAGTTCCGCGTGCCTGCCGTGTTCGGCCTGCCCGGGGCCCTGGCGGCCCTGCCTGCGGGGCTGGTGGTCACGGTGGACGGCTCGGGCGGGCGGGTCTACCGGGGCGCGGTTGCGGGCGCGGCGCAGGCCGGGGACGGCCCTGACCGGGGCATGCGCGGCACGCCGGTCCATGCGGTCCTGGCCCGCCTGGCGGCCCTGGCCGTGCCGCTGCACCTGACGGACCCCGGCGCCCCGGAGTTCGCCCCCGCGGGCTGCCGCACGGTGCACGACGTGATGCGCTACGCCCACGAGCGCTGCTACGAGGAGATGTTCCGCCTGGGCGACCTGACGGTGGAGCAGACCGGGGCCGCGCGCAGGCTCGACGCCGCCCTGCCCCTGGACCTGTACGTCATCGACCTGGGCGGCGGGCTGCGCGATGTGGGCCCGGGCCAGGGCAGCGTGCGCCCGGAGCAGGTGGCCTCGGTGCCCTTTGCCGCACTGCTGGCGGGCATGGGCCACCCGGGGCTCACGGGTCAGACCCCGCGCCCCGTGAACCTGGGGGGCTTTTTCTCCGTGCTGTCGCGCCAGATGCTTGAGCCGCCCGCCAGCCCGGGCGAGCGCTTCGGCGGGCGCAGCTACGCCCTGGTCTCGGATTCCTACCTCAACTTCAGCTCGCGGGTGGGCTACCACTACAGCGTGCTGGACGCCTGGTGCGGCCCGCGCGTGGACGAGAATTACGTGAGCTTCGGCTTCAAGGGCGGCGCGGCGGACGACGTGCGCCGCCAGCGGCGCACCCGGGCCATCGCGCTGATCCTGGAGCGGCTGGGCTTCCGGGTGGAGTGCGTGGCCGACCGGGTCCAGGCGCGCTTTCGCAAGTACGGGCAGGCCGAGGTGCGCGACCGGCTGGACCAGCTGGGGCGCCTGCTGGTCTACACCCGGCAGATGGACATGCTCATGGTGGACGAGGCCATGGTCGAGCGCGCCGCGCAGTGCTTCCTGACGCAGTGCTACGACCTGGGGCGCGCCCCGGACGCCCCGGGTGCTCCGGGCGCCTGA
- a CDS encoding DVU0150 family protein has protein sequence MTRKLMLLFAGLLALDAMLARLASAAGGKASDLVIVADTRVLDNPILLYFANLYNTNIVLFAVWTVVLTAAYGCLLGVLMDKLMGMTGLDLTSRKIVEH, from the coding sequence ATGACCAGGAAATTGATGCTCCTTTTCGCCGGGCTGCTGGCCCTGGACGCCATGCTCGCCCGCCTGGCCAGCGCCGCTGGCGGAAAGGCCAGCGACCTGGTGATCGTGGCCGACACCAGGGTGCTGGACAACCCCATCCTGTTGTATTTCGCCAACCTCTACAACACGAACATCGTGCTGTTCGCGGTCTGGACCGTGGTGCTCACGGCGGCCTACGGCTGCCTGCTCGGCGTGCTCATGGACAAGCTCATGGGCATGACCGGGCTCGACCTCACCTCGCGCAAGATCGTGGAACACTAG
- a CDS encoding two-component system sensor histidine kinase NtrB — MGQGEAERVCLWEDGLRECVLGIVGTGTGFAALAALAEERDLEEFLPPMRLAGVACTHEQADSRGLVRRGVPFHPTWQDLLAAHPEVTMLVDLREERLGLTDLRAALPPHVSLIDRQAAVFLCALHNMHRAGAHTRSRLGHSQAMLDAVVTQIREDILLLDLKGRVLDMNPHVYQRTGQPKASLQGLPCWQVQTLARGVPFCPEPCADCPVQTTLRTERKAEARMTRVSPGGELLYFRVYSYPIFDERGDMAQVMVMRRDITARTRLERERQQAEKLSVVGEMSMYLAHEIRNPLCAIGGFINALGRSPNLDAADREKVEIILAETRRLDAMLTSVLNFARPAAPGGSDADATVLMHDAAELMRIGYAGQGFTFCVQADPGLPRAACDPDRLKQCLVNLLKNAMEAMPGGGEIALRALRMDDMVALEVRDQGRGMTPRELDQAFSPFHSSKAGGYGLGLAMIRKIMDEAGGDVRIASTQGQGTTVTLLVPAVLSLAWSPSPAPDILDDTLPLAPGPGARTIAGGTDD, encoded by the coding sequence ATGGGTCAGGGCGAAGCCGAACGCGTCTGCCTGTGGGAGGACGGCCTGCGCGAGTGCGTCCTGGGCATCGTGGGCACGGGCACGGGCTTCGCGGCCCTGGCGGCCCTGGCCGAGGAGCGCGACCTGGAGGAATTCCTGCCGCCCATGCGCCTGGCGGGCGTGGCCTGCACCCATGAGCAGGCCGACAGCCGGGGCCTGGTCCGGCGCGGGGTGCCTTTCCACCCCACCTGGCAGGACCTGCTGGCCGCCCACCCCGAGGTGACCATGCTCGTGGACCTGCGCGAGGAGCGCCTGGGCCTGACGGACCTGCGCGCGGCCCTGCCGCCGCACGTCTCGCTCATCGACCGCCAGGCGGCGGTGTTCTTGTGCGCGCTGCACAACATGCACCGCGCCGGGGCGCACACCCGCTCGCGCCTGGGTCACTCCCAGGCCATGCTCGACGCCGTGGTCACCCAGATCCGCGAGGACATCCTGCTGCTGGACCTCAAGGGCCGCGTGCTGGACATGAACCCCCACGTCTACCAGCGCACGGGCCAGCCCAAGGCCAGCCTCCAGGGCCTGCCCTGCTGGCAGGTGCAGACCCTGGCCCGGGGCGTGCCCTTCTGCCCCGAGCCGTGCGCCGACTGCCCCGTGCAGACCACCCTGCGCACCGAGCGCAAGGCCGAGGCGCGCATGACCCGGGTCAGCCCCGGCGGCGAGCTGCTCTATTTCCGGGTCTACTCCTACCCCATCTTCGACGAGCGCGGCGATATGGCCCAGGTCATGGTCATGCGCCGCGACATCACCGCGCGCACGCGCCTGGAACGCGAGCGCCAGCAGGCCGAGAAGCTCTCGGTGGTCGGCGAGATGTCCATGTATCTGGCCCACGAGATACGCAACCCGCTGTGCGCCATCGGCGGATTCATCAACGCCCTGGGCCGCTCTCCCAACCTCGACGCCGCCGACCGCGAGAAGGTGGAGATCATCCTGGCCGAAACGCGCAGGCTCGACGCCATGCTCACCAGCGTGCTCAATTTCGCCCGACCCGCCGCCCCGGGCGGCAGCGACGCCGACGCCACGGTTCTGATGCACGACGCTGCGGAGCTCATGCGCATCGGCTACGCGGGGCAGGGCTTCACCTTCTGCGTGCAGGCCGATCCCGGCCTGCCCCGGGCGGCCTGCGACCCCGACCGCCTCAAGCAGTGCCTGGTGAACCTGCTCAAGAACGCCATGGAAGCCATGCCCGGCGGCGGGGAAATCGCCCTGCGCGCCCTGCGCATGGATGACATGGTGGCCCTGGAAGTGCGCGACCAGGGCCGGGGCATGACTCCGCGCGAGCTGGACCAGGCCTTCTCGCCCTTCCACAGCTCCAAGGCCGGAGGCTACGGCCTGGGCCTGGCCATGATCCGCAAGATCATGGACGAGGCCGGGGGCGACGTGCGCATCGCCAGCACCCAGGGCCAGGGCACCACCGTGACCCTGCTGGTGCCCGCCGTCCTGTCCCTCGCCTGGAGCCCCTCGCCGGCGCCCGACATCCTCGACGACACCCTGCCCCTGGCCCCGGGCCCCGGAGCCAGGACCATCGCAGGCGGAACCGACGACTGA
- a CDS encoding energy transducer TonB, producing the protein MIRCPARGCAGSGAAAPRGAAPDAAPGARRRLGDRALAVALAVAVNAAVFVVLPLLARQGALPEAGPAQPPVRVIEAPRLPPQALAPEPLPEEPPPPEPARRPEPQPPQPQPPRLEARAPQPEFDFAPRLAAPAPLALPVPRPLEPAAPRTFELADVDQGPQLVASAPPEYPYAARSRNQSGTVTVRFLVVEDGSVTEVRVLAADPPGVFEASVLRAVRGWRFTPGRLGGQAVPTWVELPVRFDLGG; encoded by the coding sequence GTGATCCGCTGTCCGGCCCGGGGCTGCGCGGGTAGTGGGGCCGCCGCTCCCCGGGGAGCCGCCCCGGACGCCGCGCCCGGCGCGCGCCGCCGCCTGGGCGACCGCGCCCTGGCCGTGGCCCTGGCCGTGGCCGTCAATGCCGCCGTGTTCGTGGTTCTGCCGCTTTTGGCCCGCCAGGGCGCGCTGCCCGAGGCCGGGCCCGCCCAGCCGCCGGTGCGCGTCATCGAGGCGCCCCGGCTGCCGCCCCAGGCCCTGGCCCCCGAGCCCCTGCCCGAGGAGCCGCCGCCGCCCGAGCCCGCCCGGCGCCCCGAGCCCCAGCCGCCCCAGCCCCAGCCGCCCCGGCTGGAGGCCCGCGCGCCCCAGCCGGAGTTCGACTTCGCCCCGCGCCTGGCCGCGCCCGCTCCCCTGGCCCTGCCCGTGCCCCGGCCCCTGGAGCCTGCCGCGCCGCGCACCTTCGAGCTGGCCGATGTGGACCAGGGCCCGCAGCTCGTGGCCTCGGCGCCGCCCGAGTACCCCTACGCCGCGCGCAGCCGCAACCAGAGCGGCACGGTCACCGTGCGCTTCCTGGTGGTCGAGGACGGCAGCGTGACCGAGGTCCGCGTCCTGGCGGCGGACCCGCCCGGCGTGTTCGAGGCCAGCGTGCTGCGCGCCGTGCGCGGCTGGCGCTTCACCCCGGGCCGCCTGGGTGGCCAGGCCGTGCCCACCTGGGTCGAGCTGCCGGTGCGCTTCGACCTGGGCGGCTGA
- a CDS encoding DUF4881 domain-containing protein — protein sequence MRRITTIAILTLTLCLLAGAALAAEVAQGRCIAYDTEAKTITIEEYDINFSKEHPYGVSTGVVATYDVSEAKIGLTPEPGDILRIAYELHGGKRAALVAYDNQGDKRIAVKVMNVTKQSLHGK from the coding sequence ATGAGACGCATCACGACCATCGCCATCCTGACCCTGACGCTGTGCCTGCTGGCCGGGGCCGCGCTGGCCGCCGAGGTGGCCCAGGGCCGGTGCATCGCCTACGACACCGAAGCCAAGACCATCACCATCGAGGAATACGACATCAACTTCAGCAAGGAGCACCCCTACGGCGTAAGCACGGGGGTCGTGGCCACCTATGACGTAAGCGAGGCCAAGATCGGCCTGACCCCCGAACCCGGGGACATCTTGCGCATCGCCTACGAACTCCATGGGGGCAAGCGCGCGGCCCTGGTCGCCTACGACAACCAGGGCGACAAGCGCATCGCCGTCAAGGTGATGAACGTCACCAAGCAGAGCCTGCACGGCAAGTAG